The Anopheles maculipalpis chromosome 3RL, idAnoMacuDA_375_x, whole genome shotgun sequence genomic sequence AGACTTGTCAGAAAGTCACTCAACTTTGAAAGGATAATTTTTTGTAGTCCTTCGCATCCGCAGTGGAGGAGCTAGCCCCCTCTAGCTCTTAGGAAGTGGGGAAATTTGCACTTCGCTAATTCCGTGTCGTGTGTATCTTTCCTGTTTCCGAGCTTGTGCATAGAATGAGCTAGAAAGAGGACGCTACAAttccgggttttttttgtttttgggtacTTTCAAAATCCTTTTTAGCAGTATCGTCTCTGTTCGGTAGGTTTCTTACCTTATCTGGTTGAGACGAATTCCCttgcttgcttgtttttgtGCACGATTCTGTGCTCTCAAATTTTTGTAGTGCAGCGAGAACGCCAGATGGCTTTTTTCTAGTAgaaattgaaatgatttattgatttatttgcaaTTACGAAAAATAGACAAATATTACAGAGAATTGGGCGGTACCAAAGCTTCAATCATAGTCAATCACTTCCTAATAGTTTAAGCTATCGTGGGAtgcatttatttcattttatctattaattttaaatttgtaaaaaaaacgcgCTGCGCCGTCACTCACCTTTGTTGAAGGGATTCCAGTCCGAATAACAAACACCTAGTACGGTATGTGGGTAAGGAAGTGACACGAGACCAAGGAAGCAGATAATAGAGCGCACTTGACCAATCCATGAcatcttcttattcttctcctTGTTGGCTTGACGACGTATTCGGTTTTCCCTTCCATTAAATGGCTTGCGTGAATTattgatgccacgtagttggatagctaGCCCTTACTAAGGGGGAACGGTCTGTCGCATCTATCACCAATTACATTCTTATTGCTTACTGTCCCTGTAATAATACATGGTGCTCCTCAGACAAACACGAACTTCACTCCATTTTCGCTGATTTTACCGAAATCTAGTTCAGACCGTTTAAAAAAACCGTTACGAAGCGTTATTTCGTTGTTGTGGTCAAAGGTTTCACTGCATTTTTCGtttacttgtgtgtgtgtgtgtgtgtgcgtcgcCAGATCCTTGTACAACACATAATAACAGcgaaaaaactatttttttatcattataaCCGTTTATTCTTGCCCCGTCATACAATTTTTGGGACAGGCGATAATCAAAATTATATTCCTGCTTCAAATTATACTAACTTAATCACGGTCCTGCCTGCCATCCCAGCACTGATTGATGTGGAAACACATTTAACGATCGCCCAACATTTCACCTGTCCCTATTTTCCGTTGAGtgttgaatgtgtgcgtgGGCCACCCACCAAAGCTGCTATAAATCTTGTTTGTTTCGTGATGAGCAGATAACGTAATTAGCGAACGCGTGTGTTTATGATAAATTGTGTGTCCGCAAACCTAATCACCCATCAACCTGAGGGATATTTGGGGCCACATTTTCCGTGAGCCATTTATATTGAATGCTGAGAAATAAAGCTTACtgcagtgtatgtgtgtgtgtgtgtgaagtatGATGGGTCGAATGCTTTCATTTCCAAGCAGTGCTATTACAGCATAAAATCAAACAGGCGTAGACAATTTTGGAACAAAAACCCCTTATGATCCAATCATTGCCATTAGCTTTAACAGCGTGATGTGAGCTAAGCAAGAGTCCTTAGCTGCATATACTTAAATGACAGGGAGTAAACCGCACTATGTAATATCAACAGGGAATGTAaacgtaccgtaccgtacctTCTGTGAAATTGGAACCCCGGAACAAGTACATCATCGTCACTCCATTTTCTTGCCCGTTATGCAGCAGTCTGCAAATTTGGGCCACGCAAACTTAGTGATACACTAATGGATACTCAAACTCGAAGATAGACACTAATTAGGCAGCTGCTTTGGTTGCGACAGGTGCTTACGGTGCTCGTCTTCGAATCGATTGAAGTTTGTGCTTTTACTTCTCCCTTTCGAAGAAAGTCCATGTTTGGCTTCATTCAttccagaaaaagaaaaacaaaacatatcaATTACTGTACTCGGAAAACAAATGCTCTTCGTCGCAATTTGAtacgtgttgttgttgtttgtccaCCAAATACGCCAAGAATATGCGAACATTTTATTGCGCTTAATTAATGAAGTTCAGGGAAGGGAAAaggagtgtttttgttgtgtggacGTATCTGCAAGATGTTCTTAATTTGTAACTGCGAGCTGTTCTTGTGGGATAGCCTAAAATTGGTGGAATACTGCCTTCAATCCATTTCTCGGTTTAGTTTAGCGAGTTAATTATGGAGCGTTGAGAAAATAGCTTTCTAACTATTTGCTTTAATAAAAGTGCATCATCGCTAATACATAGTCTTCTTTTTAAACATCGACATAAGTGTACGCCATTTAGAAGGGCACGAAGTCATTGTATACTATCGATCtgaaatcgatcgatctttTAAGAACTCCTCAGACCTCGGTAGATTTTTTGAACTCTAGAAACTCTAGAAACGCCAGAAACTCTTCTTATTCTAGAGTTCAGATCGCGAGCTCAGATGGAATCCAAGGGGATTCCACTAAGCTGTTAGCACATTTTTGAGCAATAGCATGGAAGAGTTTAAATAATTCGAGGATTGTCTTCGTTCAGTGTTTTGGAagtcaataaaaatatttctacaaataataataaatacaaatttattaGGCAACCTTACGGTATTTAGATACCTCATAGTATGGAgttattataaataaataaaaaataaatcatttgttcaatcaataaaaaatgcgTCGCATCAATTTCAGAACGACTCATATTTGCTTGTTAGCAACTGTATGTGAACCAAGGCAAAATATTCAGCAATAATTAATGTTTGCACACGGTGACGGTGGTTGGTACCTTTTCCACCATCGTATGTCAGAGATGATTGCAGAGCGAGAACCACTTCAGGCAGTGTGTCGGAGTGAAGATGCACTCGCACGTacaaaacaccaggcgtctccatcacaACCAGTGAGCATGCGGCTGACAGAAATAAAACTTTAccttcacacactcacacacacgcatgttCTCTCGTGTGCTGCACTTGGAAAGAAGCTTTGAAAACTTAATTCGACCTACTGCAAAAGCGAGGATGCAGATTGCATGCATACATCCATCAAGGAAGAGACGTTTTAGTTTTCCTTTTAGTGGAAATTTACCGCCATCCAATCAAATCAAGCCAAGAATGGTATAGTTTTTACCTTTCCCCCATCTGAACGAAGTTTAAGTTTATGAgcattttttggaaaaaagcttttcagCTGTGTCTTTTTATGGTACGGTAAAGAAATCTTTTACGAGTCGAAACCATTTGTTGCTTGCAAACGAAAACTGAACTGATGAAAGCCTTCCGAAAAGCAGCAAGCGTGTTCCAGCTTTTCATGATTGTGTTTCGTTGTAAATTTTGATATCAAATCCATCGCAGACACTCGATTTTTAAATTGGTTTTCCTTTCTCCACCTTCCACAGGTCTGACCGTGCGATGCGCAACCCAATCGAGGAGGGTAAGGTGAAATCGTTCAGCCGAAGCAAAGGTCACGGTTTCATCACCCCGAACGGCGGCGGTGACGACATCTTTGTGCATATTTCCGAGTAAGTAtcctattgtgtgtgtgtgtgtgtatttttttttgttcgatgtgttttgtttgtgagcGGCTGCTTGTTCGGTAATAATCGGTAATATCTGTTCGGTTTTTACCCATGCAGCATCGAGGGTGAGTACGTGCCGCTGCCCGGGGACGAGGTCAGCTATCGGCTCTGCTCGATACCGCCCAAGTACGAGAAGGTGCAGGCAATCCACGTGCAGATAACGCACCTAACGCCGGAAAAGCATTCGCGCTGGGAAACGTGCATGAGCCATGACGATGGACCCCACCGGCTCCATTAGGGTCGGTGGAACGAGCCGGCGCCGGATCagctccaccagcagcagcagtatgcaGCTGCTGCGAAAGGGAAGCACGATTCACGCCGGTGGCCCGATATATCGTTCGATTTTGCgtaggatgatgatgagtgcaTGCAGCAGTTACAGTAGTGTGCGGATACGAAATCGAACGCAGAGAAAttagaagaagaggaaaagtgGTGGTCCGTTTAGTTTAACCGTCGGTAATAAGTtcagtatttttgtttattagatAGGGCAACGAACGACCAGCGCACAGCAGCGATCCAAATGGAGGTGGATCGTTGGCAAAGATACACCTCTGTTCCACTCTGCTTAATTTCAGCGCGTAACAGTGCTCCATTAAAATGCACAAATAATCGATTATTgcttcatgtgtgtgtgtgtatgcgtacTGGTTGGTCTGGCAAAATTGGCCAAAATAACATAGCCAACAGAAAGGCAAAACGATAAGGATGAGCTGCTGCAACACACCATCTTAAAGTAGAGTTTGAGGTTACCTTTTGCTGACCAACTTAGTAAGCTGACGATAGAAATAAGCGATACTGCCTGGGGATGTGCTGGATGAATGACTAGCAGCAAGGCCTCACACACCGACACCAGACGACAGGAAACGGGTTTTAATTAATATGTGAAAACGTTGACCCACAAATGGTGCTGGAAACGGCAACAAAGTCAAGCGAGATTAGCCGCAGGGATAAACCGTTGCAGCAGCTGTCTATCTTTCTGTCCGCCGtctgtatgtgtctgtgtgagttgaagaagaaggaaaacgaaCCATAAAATTGTATCCCCCTATCGCAGCTTCTCCCACAATCGCATCGAGTGTTGGTGTGCTCTAATTTGTCTCTAACCTCTAACCATGAAATGGCGGATGGTGCTGCAGAACAATGAATCGTCCTGCTTTCAGCGTTTAGgtaggggagaaaaaaaaacctttccaccGGAACACGTTCCACCAACACCGCTACAATGCAGCTGTTCCCGTAGCCTGGCTCTTCTTATCGCCTAATTGctatcgtttttattttccttttatttccgACGTCTCTACTTTTCTCaacgcgttttgtttttggtgctgaAGCAAAcaaggaaagggaaaaacaaaacaaaaaaaaacctgcaaaCGCAGAATGATATACAATTCAGGTCGTTGTCGTCAACGGGGTGGAGGCAAATAAAGCGAAGAATTAGAGTAAATAAGCTCTTCCTGTCGGTATGTGGTGGTGCGCATTGTATTAAACCTTGGGCAAAAGGAAAGCTAAAGATATCCGAATCCATTGTACAACGAAAATTAGAGCGGAAGAAAGCGGGGTTGGTTGGTGGGAGCATAAGCATTAATACACAGACACGACACACGTGCAGAGTAGAATGATGAAAATTGACATTAATTCAATTGCAATCAGATTTTTAggtttttgttcccttttaACCGacaaaaattgtgcaaaactATTCACAATTATAGGAAgctttgatttgaactttAATTTTGCGTAGGGAAATCtaaaagaaaatctttttaaatcaTAGTACGAAAAATACTAATCGATTCAATTCACACGTTTGGTGAATTGAACATGGAACATGATGGAACGATGCAGGTTTGCAAGCACAAGCACAGCCATTCCAGCAGcaaaaacggaacgaaatATGAGGGAAACCAtttacatacattttgtaagaatttaaagaaaacaaaatttcataagCAACATGGTGTAAACGCTAGATTTGTAGAGACGATTTAATGAATTTGAAAAGAAGTGAATCACaccagaaagaaaaacgggGGCACATATTTAAAGCAAACAGGTGGATGACGGGGTTAGTGGGTGGTGTGCCTCTGCATGTTTTTGGAGAACATTTTCGAGCACTGTAAAAGCAAACGCCTGACCGTATGCAATCGCGATGTAGCACGgatatattttcatttcaaactaAAACCGTTCCTTGCTTCACTCATCCATCCACAGCAAGCAGCAGGGAACGTTGTTGCCGGAaagatgaatatttaaaaataataaacataaaaaagcaaggCAAGGTAAAGGATGTACCTTCTTCAAGAAACGGAAAAGGGTAGCGAGCTTTATAAATTGATTACAGCAGGAAGCAAACACGAAACGAGCGGAATAGCGTAGCGGCGCCTAAGGAAAGAGATTTAAAGTTTAAACCCCACAAACGTATAATCACCTCGGCAGGAACGGTGCGTGCACCACAAAAGAGGGCGGTTAAGTAATCGGATTATCTGCCGGATGAGTTCCGGTTTAGTTTCGGATGATGTTCCGTAGGTTAATAAAAGCATAACAACAAGGCTCCTATTATAAGTCTTACTCCTATCCGAGAGAACCCCCGCACCACGCACACTCATTTTGGaggagtaaaacaaaaacacacaagcacaagctGTTATACGTTTACCTCATcgataaaaatggaataatGGGAAGTTAGgatttttggcataaaatccgctattatatgaaaaaaaaaactcctt encodes the following:
- the LOC126563195 gene encoding cold shock domain-containing protein CG9705, which produces MSSSIQITADDKPATGLITPTKTPAPPPPVSSIPSSPSHLQLPSPIITRRTRTASTSDRAMRNPIEEGKVKSFSRSKGHGFITPNGGGDDIFVHISDIEGEYVPLPGDEVSYRLCSIPPKYEKVQAIHVQITHLTPEKHSRWETCMSHDDGPHRLH